The following proteins are encoded in a genomic region of Synechococcus sp. ROS8604:
- a CDS encoding PH domain-containing protein, with translation MPTSIQEETFYEGGPARGDLIFNLLLGLTLIGLPFAVGAIVRAVWLRFNITTRRISVTGGWMGRDRSQVVFSQVREVRSVSRGFGAWGDMVLVLTDGSRLELRSVPRFRELEAFIEERIRARRDNANAKEEDNKGFAA, from the coding sequence ATGCCAACGTCCATCCAAGAAGAGACCTTCTACGAAGGTGGTCCAGCTCGCGGCGACTTGATTTTTAATCTGTTGCTTGGGCTGACACTGATCGGTCTGCCATTTGCGGTTGGAGCGATTGTTCGCGCGGTTTGGTTGCGTTTCAACATCACCACCCGTCGAATTTCGGTCACTGGCGGCTGGATGGGACGGGATCGCAGTCAGGTGGTCTTCAGTCAGGTGCGTGAAGTCCGCAGCGTGTCCCGCGGCTTTGGCGCCTGGGGAGACATGGTTCTTGTCTTGACAGACGGATCACGTCTGGAGCTGCGCTCCGTCCCACGGTTCCGGGAGCTCGAGGCTTTCATCGAAGAGCGCATCCGTGCCCGCCGTGACAATGCGAATGCGAAGGAGGAAGACAACAAGGGCTTCGCGGCCTGA
- the rpsN gene encoding 30S ribosomal protein S14, which translates to MAKKSMIARDVKRKKIVERFSERRAALMAAFHAAKDPMERLEIHRKIQGLPRNSAPNRVRNRCWATGKPRGVYRDFGLCRNQLRERAHKGELPGVVKSSW; encoded by the coding sequence ATGGCCAAGAAGTCGATGATTGCCCGCGATGTGAAGCGGAAAAAGATAGTTGAGCGCTTTTCGGAAAGGCGCGCAGCCCTGATGGCTGCGTTTCATGCGGCTAAGGATCCTATGGAGCGTCTTGAGATCCACCGCAAGATCCAAGGGTTACCTCGTAACAGCGCCCCCAACCGTGTGCGCAATCGCTGCTGGGCCACTGGCAAGCCCCGTGGCGTGTATCGCGATTTTGGTCTGTGCCGTAACCAGCTCCGTGAGCGTGCACACAAGGGTGAACTTCCCGGTGTTGTGAAGTCCAGTTGGTGA
- a CDS encoding AAA family ATPase: protein MTEQWAQELDLLIRAGTPLIWIRSHEEERVESLLSQAAERLPGRRLASWDFVSGLSGVLGSEGLGARQPMVVLQWLQDLDGNSPTLFLLKDVHRFCDDPGIARMLRNLTSLLRGRPHTLVLGCGSWTPPPDLEEALTLLDLPLPQEQELMTLLGNISKATGSPLNSEVLEELTHACCGLSESRVRHVAAKALAQRGELGRQDLADVLEEKRLALARSEVLEFCPTDATPADIGGLEALKQWLEQRHRAFSDEARRFGLPLPRGVLLVGPQGTGKSLTARVIAHSWSMPLLRLDVGRLFAGLVGASEARTREMIQRAEAMAPCVLWIDEIDKGFGSDGRSDGGTSQRVLATVLTWMAEKTSPVFVVATANGVDRLPAELLRKGRFDEIFLLDMPARSERQSIMELHIGRRRPGLRLPVETVVDRTEGYSGAELEQTVIEAMHLAFAEGRELAESDLIQAAAQLVPLSRTAKEQLEGLKQWASSGRARPASLRLVTNLDRA, encoded by the coding sequence GTGACTGAACAGTGGGCCCAAGAACTCGATCTGCTCATTCGCGCCGGAACTCCTCTGATCTGGATTCGCAGCCACGAGGAGGAGCGCGTTGAATCTCTTTTGAGTCAAGCGGCCGAACGCTTGCCAGGCCGGCGACTGGCGTCTTGGGACTTTGTGAGTGGCCTTTCAGGTGTCCTTGGCAGCGAGGGACTCGGAGCTCGTCAGCCGATGGTTGTTCTGCAGTGGTTGCAGGATCTCGATGGCAACAGTCCCACGCTGTTTCTGCTCAAGGATGTGCATCGCTTTTGCGATGACCCGGGCATCGCCCGCATGCTGCGCAATCTCACGAGTTTGTTGCGTGGACGCCCTCATACCCTTGTGCTCGGTTGTGGCAGCTGGACGCCGCCTCCAGATTTAGAAGAAGCCCTCACTCTGCTCGACCTGCCCCTTCCCCAAGAACAGGAGTTGATGACCCTGCTTGGCAATATTTCGAAGGCAACAGGATCGCCCCTCAATAGCGAGGTGCTTGAGGAGCTCACCCATGCCTGCTGTGGATTGAGTGAATCACGGGTGCGTCACGTGGCGGCGAAGGCGTTGGCTCAGCGCGGCGAGCTCGGCCGCCAGGACCTTGCTGATGTGCTGGAGGAGAAGCGCCTCGCCCTGGCGCGTAGCGAAGTGCTGGAGTTCTGTCCTACCGACGCCACCCCCGCCGATATTGGTGGGCTGGAAGCTCTCAAGCAGTGGCTCGAGCAGCGCCACCGTGCCTTCAGTGATGAGGCCAGGCGCTTTGGCTTGCCCCTCCCTCGGGGTGTGCTCTTGGTAGGGCCGCAGGGAACGGGTAAGTCGCTTACGGCGCGAGTGATCGCCCACAGCTGGTCCATGCCCCTCCTGCGTTTGGATGTGGGTCGGCTTTTTGCCGGACTCGTTGGCGCGAGCGAAGCACGCACGCGCGAAATGATTCAAAGGGCTGAAGCGATGGCTCCCTGTGTGCTTTGGATTGATGAAATCGACAAAGGATTTGGCAGTGACGGCCGCAGCGATGGCGGAACCAGTCAGCGGGTCTTGGCCACCGTTCTGACCTGGATGGCGGAGAAAACGTCTCCAGTGTTTGTGGTGGCCACCGCCAATGGAGTGGATCGGCTGCCCGCTGAACTGCTCAGAAAGGGCCGCTTCGATGAGATTTTTCTCCTCGATATGCCCGCTCGCTCTGAACGTCAGAGCATCATGGAATTGCACATTGGTCGCAGACGGCCAGGGCTGCGCCTTCCCGTTGAAACCGTCGTCGACCGGACGGAGGGGTACTCCGGAGCAGAGCTCGAGCAAACGGTGATTGAAGCCATGCACCTGGCCTTTGCTGAAGGCCGTGAATTGGCGGAGTCCGATTTAATTCAAGCTGCGGCTCAATTGGTTCCTTTGTCGCGTACCGCCAAAGAACAATTGGAAGGCCTGAAGCAATGGGCGAGTAGCGGCCGGGCGCGTCCAGCTTCATTGCGACTGGTAACGAACCTTGACAGGGCGTAA
- the serS gene encoding serine--tRNA ligase codes for MLDQRLVRDNPELISRELGRRGMDVDLTSLQLIAQQQRDLEERRSSLQAEGNRIGKEVGQRIQAGADPKGTEVAELRLQGNQIKQKVAVIEDEEKQLTARLREELLSYPNLPSEACPDGRSEDDNKEVRRWGDPRVEDGLIEHWQIAEQLSLLDTERSVRIAQSRFVTLFGQGARLERALINFMLDLHAGKGYREVLPPVLVNSASLMGSGQLPKFAEESFRCAEDDLWLTPTAEVPLTSLHRDEIIPSDQLPLRYVAYSPCFRREAGSYGRDTRGLIRLHQFNKVELYWFVHPERSEEAHAQITADAEAVLQALELPYRVLELCTGDLGFSAARTYDLEVWLAGAGAFREISSCSVCSDFQARRSSIRTKDGKTTRLVHTLNGSGLAIGRTMAALLENGQQPDGSVKLPQALVPYFGCDRLQPE; via the coding sequence GTGCTTGACCAGCGCTTGGTGCGTGACAACCCCGAACTGATTTCCCGTGAGTTGGGACGGAGGGGGATGGATGTTGATCTCACAAGTCTTCAGCTGATTGCACAGCAGCAACGCGATCTCGAGGAGCGTCGCAGCAGCCTTCAAGCCGAGGGCAACCGCATTGGCAAAGAGGTTGGTCAGCGCATTCAAGCCGGGGCCGATCCAAAAGGGACTGAAGTTGCTGAACTTCGCCTGCAAGGCAACCAAATCAAGCAGAAGGTTGCCGTGATCGAGGATGAGGAGAAGCAACTCACGGCACGGTTGCGTGAGGAACTTCTTAGCTACCCGAATCTGCCGTCAGAGGCGTGTCCAGACGGTCGCAGCGAAGACGACAACAAAGAGGTTCGTCGCTGGGGTGATCCCCGGGTTGAAGACGGACTGATTGAGCATTGGCAAATCGCCGAGCAGCTGTCTTTGCTCGACACGGAGCGGTCCGTCCGAATTGCCCAAAGTCGCTTTGTGACCTTGTTTGGGCAAGGCGCTCGGCTGGAGCGAGCGCTCATCAACTTTATGTTGGACTTGCATGCGGGGAAGGGCTACCGCGAGGTGCTTCCTCCGGTTTTGGTCAACAGCGCCAGCCTGATGGGATCAGGGCAACTGCCCAAATTTGCTGAAGAAAGCTTCCGTTGCGCAGAGGATGACCTCTGGTTGACACCCACCGCAGAGGTTCCGCTCACCTCGCTGCATCGCGACGAAATTATTCCTTCGGATCAATTGCCTCTGCGCTACGTGGCCTATAGCCCCTGCTTTCGCAGGGAAGCCGGTAGCTATGGACGGGACACGCGGGGGCTGATTCGCCTGCATCAGTTCAACAAAGTTGAGCTGTATTGGTTTGTCCATCCCGAGCGCTCTGAAGAAGCGCACGCCCAAATCACCGCCGACGCCGAAGCCGTGCTTCAGGCCCTGGAGCTGCCCTATCGCGTGCTTGAGCTCTGTACGGGGGATCTGGGTTTCTCCGCCGCCCGCACCTATGACCTCGAGGTTTGGTTGGCAGGTGCAGGTGCGTTTCGGGAAATCTCCAGCTGCAGTGTCTGTTCCGATTTCCAGGCCCGTCGCTCCTCGATTCGCACGAAAGACGGCAAGACCACACGGTTGGTTCACACGCTCAATGGCAGTGGCCTTGCGATTGGCCGCACCATGGCGGCTCTGCTTGAGAACGGGCAACAGCCAGACGGGAGCGTGAAGCTTCCCCAGGCTTTGGTTCCGTACTTCGGTTGCGATCGTCTCCAGCCAGAATGA
- the rnpA gene encoding ribonuclease P protein component produces the protein MVLPTSMRLRGHRCFDHLHRRGQRFHCSLMTLRKASAMPRLLRRDCRPVEEKGATAVCRCAVVVSSKVSKRAVVRNRLRRLLHDHLREHFEQSFQHANTWVLISLKPGAEAKDAPVLEECDRLLQQAGY, from the coding sequence ATGGTGCTTCCGACGTCCATGCGATTACGCGGTCACCGCTGTTTTGACCATCTGCATCGCAGGGGTCAGCGCTTCCACTGCTCGTTGATGACCCTTCGTAAAGCCTCGGCGATGCCGAGGCTTCTGCGTAGAGATTGTCGCCCTGTCGAGGAGAAGGGAGCAACGGCGGTGTGTCGATGCGCTGTGGTCGTCAGTAGCAAGGTCAGCAAACGGGCCGTCGTCCGCAATCGGCTCAGACGCCTGCTGCATGACCACTTGCGTGAACATTTTGAGCAGTCGTTTCAGCACGCCAACACTTGGGTTTTGATCAGTCTTAAACCCGGCGCAGAGGCCAAAGATGCCCCTGTCCTGGAAGAATGCGACAGATTGCTCCAACAAGCGGGGTATTAG
- the yidC gene encoding membrane protein insertase YidC — protein MIGYISDNLLLPILDFFYGLVPSYGLAIVALTVVIRLALFPLSAGSIRSARRMRIAQPVMQKRQAEIKARYASDPQKQQAELGKLMKEFGSPLAGCLPLLVQMPILFALFATLRGSPFADVPYTLNLKVLPADQIAAVEPKPFTSASHSIFITETNHVPIIASLPGGTKIGAGDSATIQLETRSGQSFRDVISGVDNGQRFLPNWTVTKGEGVVSVSETGTITALTTGDATVEGKITGLAARSGFLFIKALGQVGFYTEGAINWDIAILIGAFGLSLFASQLLSGMGMPANPQQSTANKITPVMITGMFLFFPLPAGVLLYMVIANIFQALQTFLLTREALPDNLQSILDDQRLKNSQPAAASAGGGSSSGRMPFEPKGGNK, from the coding sequence GTGATCGGGTACATCTCCGACAATCTGCTGCTGCCAATCCTGGATTTTTTCTACGGATTGGTTCCAAGCTATGGCCTGGCGATCGTGGCCCTCACGGTGGTGATTCGCCTGGCTTTGTTTCCTCTCAGCGCAGGCTCGATTCGTAGCGCCAGGCGCATGCGCATCGCCCAGCCTGTGATGCAGAAGCGTCAGGCTGAGATCAAGGCCCGCTACGCAAGCGATCCCCAAAAGCAACAAGCCGAACTCGGAAAGTTGATGAAGGAGTTCGGCAGTCCTCTGGCGGGCTGCTTGCCACTGCTCGTTCAGATGCCCATCTTGTTTGCGCTGTTTGCGACGTTGCGGGGATCACCCTTCGCGGATGTGCCTTACACCCTCAATCTCAAGGTGCTTCCCGCTGATCAGATTGCCGCTGTTGAGCCCAAGCCTTTCACCAGCGCCAGCCATTCGATCTTCATTACGGAAACGAATCACGTCCCCATCATCGCGAGCCTTCCCGGCGGCACCAAGATCGGTGCTGGAGACTCCGCCACGATTCAGCTCGAGACGCGCAGTGGACAGAGTTTCCGCGATGTGATTTCGGGTGTTGATAACGGCCAAAGATTCCTTCCCAATTGGACGGTCACCAAGGGAGAGGGCGTTGTCAGCGTGAGTGAGACGGGAACGATTACGGCTCTCACGACCGGCGATGCAACGGTTGAAGGAAAAATCACCGGTTTGGCAGCCCGCAGCGGCTTCTTGTTCATCAAGGCCCTCGGTCAGGTTGGTTTTTACACCGAGGGGGCGATCAATTGGGACATTGCCATCCTGATTGGTGCCTTCGGTCTCAGCCTGTTCGCGTCTCAGCTTCTCTCCGGCATGGGGATGCCCGCCAACCCCCAGCAATCCACGGCTAACAAGATCACTCCAGTGATGATCACGGGGATGTTCCTGTTCTTCCCACTCCCTGCAGGTGTTTTGCTCTACATGGTGATCGCCAATATTTTCCAAGCCCTGCAAACATTCCTGCTCACGCGTGAGGCTCTTCCTGACAACCTTCAGTCGATCCTTGATGATCAAAGGCTCAAGAATTCCCAGCCTGCAGCGGCTTCTGCGGGGGGTGGATCCAGCTCTGGTCGGATGCCCTTCGAGCCCAAAGGCGGAAACAAATGA
- a CDS encoding DUF177 domain-containing protein: MIPGLEPVPLRELQALGSVRNWEFEGQLDELPSLTPVRGNLQAEHRGNILEVSGSAQTIICFCCDRCLKQFNRKLSTQVNELIWLGDPEAAEAMAEQGLDASSVDGLVECLDPRGSFEPERWVFEQLSLQIPAVNFCGDDCSGMPQAANQAPHASLSAAADPRWQALLSLRADVGEESEVSRD, translated from the coding sequence ATGATTCCTGGGCTCGAGCCCGTTCCCCTTCGCGAGCTGCAAGCTCTTGGGTCTGTTCGTAATTGGGAATTCGAGGGCCAACTGGATGAGCTTCCCTCCTTAACCCCCGTTCGCGGCAATCTTCAGGCCGAGCACCGCGGCAACATTCTCGAGGTTTCCGGCTCAGCTCAGACCATCATTTGCTTTTGTTGCGATCGCTGTCTGAAGCAGTTCAACCGTAAGTTGTCCACGCAGGTGAATGAGCTGATCTGGCTTGGCGATCCTGAAGCTGCAGAGGCGATGGCTGAGCAGGGCCTCGATGCGTCTTCAGTGGATGGACTTGTGGAGTGCCTCGATCCAAGGGGCAGCTTTGAACCAGAGCGATGGGTGTTCGAGCAATTGAGTCTTCAAATTCCAGCCGTCAATTTTTGCGGTGATGACTGTTCAGGCATGCCTCAAGCGGCCAACCAAGCGCCCCATGCTTCGCTGTCGGCCGCGGCCGATCCGCGTTGGCAGGCACTGTTGAGCCTGCGCGCTGACGTCGGCGAGGAGTCGGAGGTATCCCGTGACTGA
- the rpmH gene encoding 50S ribosomal protein L34: MTKRTFGGTSRKRKRVSGFRVRMRSHTGRRVIRTRRKRGRSRLAA; the protein is encoded by the coding sequence ATGACCAAACGAACTTTTGGTGGCACCAGCCGTAAGCGGAAACGCGTTTCCGGTTTCCGTGTTCGCATGCGCTCTCACACTGGGCGTCGCGTGATTCGGACGCGTCGTAAGCGTGGACGTTCACGCTTGGCTGCTTGA
- the rseP gene encoding RIP metalloprotease RseP, with translation MNVLAALLVLGLLIVIHEAGHFLAARFQGIRVNGFSIGFGPALWKLERGGVTYALRALPLGGFVSFPDDEEDSPIPADDPDLLRNRPIPQRALVISAGVLANLLLAWLVLVGHTALAGVPGDPDPGVMVMAVQPGEPAEKAGLQPGDQILSIEGLALGRGEKGVKDAVRPVRDNPSRALSLEVQRNGSLRVIALTPEDHQGQGRIGAQLQANFSGSTRAVHGLGEAIASGSEQFSGLLQRTVSGYGALFTDFGTTAPQVSGPVKIVEMGAQLSSQGGSGLALFMALISINLAVLNALPLPLLDGGQLVFILLEGVRGRPIPERFQLIVMQSSFLLVVGLSVLLIVRDTSQLTVVQRLLGQ, from the coding sequence ATGAACGTTCTGGCAGCACTGTTGGTTCTGGGGCTGCTGATCGTGATCCATGAGGCTGGTCACTTTCTTGCGGCCAGATTTCAGGGCATCCGCGTGAATGGATTTTCGATTGGATTTGGACCTGCCCTATGGAAACTCGAGCGTGGAGGTGTGACCTATGCCTTGCGCGCCCTTCCTCTTGGTGGCTTCGTGTCCTTCCCCGACGATGAGGAAGACAGTCCCATCCCTGCGGATGACCCTGACCTTCTTCGCAACCGCCCGATCCCCCAGAGAGCCCTGGTCATTAGTGCAGGGGTGCTGGCCAATTTGTTGCTGGCTTGGCTCGTTCTCGTCGGCCATACCGCTCTGGCAGGAGTTCCAGGTGATCCTGACCCTGGGGTGATGGTGATGGCTGTTCAGCCGGGTGAACCCGCTGAGAAAGCAGGCTTGCAACCCGGTGATCAAATTTTGAGCATCGAGGGATTGGCCCTGGGTCGTGGAGAGAAGGGCGTGAAAGACGCCGTGAGGCCCGTTCGCGATAACCCCTCTCGAGCCCTTTCCCTTGAGGTGCAGCGAAATGGATCGCTTCGCGTGATTGCGCTCACTCCGGAGGACCATCAAGGCCAAGGACGCATCGGTGCCCAGCTCCAGGCCAACTTCAGTGGATCCACGCGCGCTGTCCATGGCTTGGGTGAAGCGATCGCAAGTGGATCAGAGCAGTTCTCTGGACTGTTGCAACGCACGGTGTCGGGATATGGAGCCTTGTTCACTGATTTTGGAACGACAGCTCCGCAGGTGAGTGGGCCGGTCAAGATCGTGGAGATGGGCGCCCAACTCTCCAGTCAGGGCGGAAGTGGTCTCGCCCTGTTCATGGCGTTGATTTCGATCAACCTCGCGGTGCTCAATGCCCTCCCATTGCCCCTTCTTGATGGAGGACAGTTGGTGTTCATCCTTTTGGAGGGAGTGCGCGGACGGCCGATCCCAGAGCGCTTTCAGCTGATTGTGATGCAATCCAGCTTTTTGCTCGTGGTTGGCTTGAGTGTGCTTTTGATCGTGCGCGATACCAGTCAACTCACGGTTGTTCAGCGCTTGCTTGGTCAATGA
- the aroH gene encoding chorismate mutase: MTLGSGLALRGLRGATTCSANTVVAIEQAVSELMDALVEHNALKPECIVSITFSVTTDLDACFPAAIARRREGWDGVALIDCQQMAVEGDLARCIRLLAHTWMPEDQELRHAYLGEASRLRPDRSSHN, translated from the coding sequence ATGACCTTGGGGAGCGGCTTGGCATTGCGCGGTCTGCGAGGTGCGACCACCTGCAGTGCCAACACAGTTGTGGCGATCGAGCAGGCGGTCTCTGAACTGATGGATGCCCTGGTGGAACACAACGCTCTGAAGCCGGAATGCATCGTTTCGATCACGTTTTCGGTGACAACCGATCTGGATGCCTGTTTTCCAGCGGCCATCGCACGCCGCCGTGAAGGTTGGGATGGGGTGGCACTGATCGACTGTCAACAGATGGCTGTTGAGGGGGATCTGGCCAGGTGCATTCGTCTTTTGGCCCACACCTGGATGCCAGAAGATCAGGAGCTTCGCCACGCCTACCTAGGGGAAGCCAGCCGCCTCAGGCCAGATAGATCCAGTCACAACTGA
- a CDS encoding DUF2808 domain-containing protein, with protein sequence MDLLPTTQTRRLAVIAGVIGGGVVASASVVEMLQPVAVQAQNTPSLMEFRWESDNNYRKLYYVQTSTRTRERSDYYLMLRPKDRKTAILKLTITIPDYFNAKIRPNKLKLCKMKKGGMLSRSRCEEIIPAVFEVSENQTAIEVFPETPIPTEDTYAVSMTIFNPNKAGMFQLNALAQAPGDVPVAGYLGSWNFSID encoded by the coding sequence ATGGACCTTCTGCCCACGACCCAGACCCGACGCCTCGCTGTGATTGCGGGGGTGATTGGTGGCGGAGTTGTTGCGTCCGCTTCTGTGGTCGAGATGCTCCAACCCGTTGCTGTTCAAGCTCAGAACACGCCTTCTTTGATGGAGTTTCGCTGGGAAAGCGACAACAACTATCGCAAGTTGTACTACGTCCAAACCAGCACCCGCACGCGCGAGCGCTCGGATTACTACCTGATGCTTCGGCCGAAAGATCGCAAAACCGCGATCCTGAAGCTCACCATCACCATTCCTGATTACTTCAACGCAAAGATCCGCCCAAACAAGTTGAAGCTCTGCAAGATGAAGAAGGGCGGCATGCTCAGCAGAAGCCGTTGCGAAGAGATCATTCCAGCCGTTTTCGAGGTCAGCGAGAACCAAACTGCAATTGAGGTTTTCCCCGAAACTCCCATTCCAACCGAAGACACCTACGCCGTGTCCATGACGATCTTTAATCCCAATAAAGCTGGAATGTTTCAGCTCAATGCTCTGGCCCAGGCGCCTGGGGATGTTCCCGTGGCCGGCTATTTGGGGAGCTGGAACTTCAGTATCGACTAA
- a CDS encoding polyribonucleotide nucleotidyltransferase produces MQGQTQSISFDGREIRLTTGRYAPQAGGSVMIECGDTSVLVTATRSTGRDGIDFLPLICDYEERLYAAGRIPGSFMRRESRPPERATLICRLIDRPMRPLFPSWLRDDLQIVATCMSLDERVPADVLAVTGASMATLLAKIPFYGPMAAVRVGLLGDDFVLNPSYREIERGDLDLVVAGTPQGVVMVEAGANQLPEGDVIEAIDFGYEAVSELIKAQQSILKEAGIEQVIPEAPEQDKTLPVYLEKACSKAIGEVLGQFEQTKAERDEKLDAIRSTTAETIQGLKDSDPVRVAVSANGKALPNSFKALTKTLMRQQILKDGKRVDGRNLDQVRPISAAAGVLPKRVHGSGLFQRGLTQVLSTATLGTPSDAQEMDDLNPSNEKTYLHHYNFPAYSVGETRPMRSPGRREIGHGALAERAIVPVLPAKDTFPYVVRVVSEVLSSNGSTSMGSVCGSTLALMDAGVPLKAPVSGAAMGLIKEGDEVKILTDIQGIEDFLGDMDFKVAGTDKGITALQMDMKITGLPVSTVADAVNQARPARLHILEKMMEAIESPREGLSPHAPRLLSFRIDPELIGTVIGPGGRTIKNITERTNTKIDIEDSGIVTIASHDGAAAEEAQKIIEGLTRKVNEGEVFTGSITRIIPIGAFVEILPGKEGMIHISQLSEARVEKVEDVVKVGDEVTVRVREINNRGHINLTLRGVPQNGESPHSQPAPTPVAPLS; encoded by the coding sequence GTGCAAGGTCAGACGCAGTCGATCTCCTTTGACGGTCGGGAGATACGGCTGACCACTGGGCGGTATGCCCCTCAAGCCGGTGGCTCGGTGATGATTGAGTGCGGGGATACCTCCGTATTGGTCACGGCTACACGCTCCACAGGTCGAGACGGAATTGATTTTCTTCCGCTGATCTGTGATTACGAAGAGCGTCTCTACGCAGCAGGCAGGATTCCTGGAAGTTTTATGCGGCGTGAGAGTCGCCCCCCTGAGCGAGCCACGCTGATTTGCCGACTCATCGATCGGCCGATGCGTCCGTTGTTTCCAAGTTGGCTGCGGGATGATTTGCAGATCGTTGCAACCTGCATGTCTCTGGATGAGCGGGTTCCAGCTGATGTCCTCGCCGTGACGGGTGCCTCCATGGCCACTCTGCTGGCAAAGATTCCCTTCTATGGGCCGATGGCCGCTGTTCGCGTCGGTCTGCTCGGTGATGATTTTGTTCTTAATCCCAGCTATCGGGAGATTGAGCGTGGCGATCTAGACCTCGTTGTCGCTGGCACTCCTCAAGGTGTGGTGATGGTGGAAGCCGGCGCGAATCAGCTCCCTGAGGGAGATGTGATTGAAGCGATCGACTTTGGTTATGAAGCCGTCTCTGAGTTGATCAAAGCTCAGCAATCCATCCTGAAAGAGGCTGGGATCGAGCAAGTGATTCCAGAGGCTCCTGAGCAAGACAAAACGCTGCCGGTTTATTTAGAGAAAGCTTGCAGCAAGGCGATTGGTGAGGTGCTCGGCCAGTTCGAGCAGACCAAGGCTGAGCGTGACGAAAAGCTGGATGCCATTCGCAGCACAACGGCGGAAACGATTCAGGGTCTCAAGGACTCTGATCCCGTCCGCGTCGCGGTGAGTGCCAACGGCAAGGCCCTACCGAACAGTTTCAAAGCGCTCACCAAAACCTTGATGCGCCAGCAGATCCTTAAGGACGGCAAACGGGTGGATGGTCGCAACCTTGATCAGGTGCGTCCGATCAGCGCCGCTGCGGGAGTGCTTCCGAAGCGCGTGCATGGCTCAGGTTTATTTCAACGCGGTCTCACCCAGGTGCTGTCGACCGCAACCCTCGGCACCCCAAGTGATGCCCAGGAGATGGATGACCTCAATCCAAGCAACGAAAAAACCTACCTTCACCACTACAACTTCCCGGCTTACTCCGTCGGTGAGACCCGTCCCATGCGCTCTCCTGGACGCCGCGAGATTGGTCACGGTGCCTTGGCTGAGCGCGCCATCGTGCCCGTCCTTCCTGCGAAAGACACCTTCCCCTACGTGGTGCGTGTTGTCAGCGAAGTGTTGAGCTCCAATGGCTCCACGTCGATGGGTTCCGTCTGTGGAAGCACCTTGGCTCTGATGGATGCCGGCGTTCCTCTGAAGGCTCCTGTGAGTGGTGCGGCCATGGGCCTGATTAAGGAGGGTGATGAGGTCAAAATCCTCACTGATATCCAAGGCATTGAAGACTTCCTTGGCGACATGGACTTCAAAGTGGCGGGTACAGATAAGGGGATTACTGCTCTGCAGATGGATATGAAGATCACGGGTCTCCCTGTGAGCACCGTGGCTGATGCGGTGAATCAGGCTCGCCCTGCGCGTCTTCACATCCTCGAAAAGATGATGGAGGCGATTGAAAGCCCACGGGAGGGTCTCTCTCCTCACGCCCCTCGTTTGCTGAGTTTCCGGATTGATCCTGAGTTGATCGGGACTGTGATCGGCCCTGGTGGTCGCACCATCAAGAACATCACGGAGCGAACCAACACCAAGATCGACATCGAGGACAGTGGCATTGTCACCATTGCCTCCCATGACGGTGCTGCGGCAGAGGAAGCTCAGAAGATCATTGAAGGCCTCACCCGCAAGGTGAATGAGGGCGAAGTGTTCACGGGCTCCATTACCCGCATCATTCCGATCGGAGCCTTTGTGGAAATTCTTCCCGGCAAAGAAGGCATGATTCACATCTCACAGCTTTCTGAGGCACGGGTCGAAAAAGTTGAAGATGTGGTGAAGGTGGGAGATGAAGTCACGGTGCGCGTGCGTGAAATTAACAATCGCGGCCATATCAACCTCACCCTGCGTGGCGTTCCTCAGAACGGCGAGTCTCCTCACTCACAACCCGCTCCGACACCCGTAGCGCCCCTCTCCTGA